The genomic segment GCCGATCGTCTTGGCGACGTAGTTGGCGGCGACGACGGCGTCGAGGATCGGCGAGCCGGCCGCGAGCGGGTAGTCGTGGTGGCGCTCGATCGCCTCGGTGACCGGCGCCGGGAAGTTCCAGCGGCGGGCGATCGCCCCGCCGACCTCGGCGTGGTCGCAGCCGTAGAGCGTGCGCTCCGCCTCGATGAACGAGCAGCCGGCGCGGCGGCACTCCTCGAGCGCGGCGTCCGCGTTCGCCTTGCGGTAGCGGACCATGATCAGCTTGCCGATGTCGTGGACCAGCGCGGCGACGCCGGCGGAGGCCGGAACGTCGGTCGGCGCGTCGTGGACGATCTCCCGCGCCGCCTGCGCGGCGACCGCGGAGTGAAGCCAAAGATCGTCCTCGGAGAGGTCGTAGAGCGGCGCGTCGCCGCCGACCTTCCGCAGGTAGCCGCCGAGCGCGATGTCGAGCAGCACCGGCGCGCCGAGGCGGACCACGGCGTCGCGCAGCCGCTCGATCTTGAACCGCCCGCCGTAGAGGGGCGAATTGGCCATCCGCAGCAGGTTGGCCGCGACGGCCGGGTCGTTCTCGACGATCTCGACGATCTCCTCGATCGCGACGTCTTCGTCGCCCATCACGGCGATCAGCCGCTGCGCGCTGATCGGCAGCGGGTCCAGCGACTCCACGTGACTGAGGAGACCTTCGTCGAGCGGCATCGCATTCTCCCCCGCCGCGACCGGGCGCGGCGGACCAAGGCTAACGTCGCCCCGCCGGCCCGCCCGGTCAAGCGGCCCGCCTGCCCGGCCCGGCCCGAGGAGCTAGACTTCCCCGCGATGACCTACAACTTCGATCCCGACCGCTGGTACGACAACAACCTCGCCGTCCTCGAGGAGCGGCGCCGCCGCGCCGAGCTCGACGAAGAGGCGTTCAAGGCCGCCGTGGCCGAGCTCGACGCCCAGTACGACGAGATGGTGGACCGGCTCGACCACTCCTACATGCTGCACGAGTAGCCCCGCCGCGTCGCCGCGGCCCGCGGGTCAGGCGCGGGGCGGCGGCGCCAGCTCGTCGCGCGTCGGATCGAGGAGGCA from the bacterium genome contains:
- a CDS encoding HDOD domain-containing protein, producing the protein MPLDEGLLSHVESLDPLPISAQRLIAVMGDEDVAIEEIVEIVENDPAVAANLLRMANSPLYGGRFKIERLRDAVVRLGAPVLLDIALGGYLRKVGGDAPLYDLSEDDLWLHSAVAAQAAREIVHDAPTDVPASAGVAALVHDIGKLIMVRYRKANADAALEECRRAGCSFIEAERTLYGCDHAEVGGAIARRWNFPAPVTEAIERHHDYPLAAGSPILDAVVAANYVAKTIG